From a region of the Coffea arabica cultivar ET-39 chromosome 3e, Coffea Arabica ET-39 HiFi, whole genome shotgun sequence genome:
- the LOC113737829 gene encoding probably inactive leucine-rich repeat receptor-like protein kinase At5g48380, which yields MATAINSRLVALVFLLGIFTLGSGNPRDVDCLRSIKESLDDPFHRLSSWVFDNSREGFICSFVGVECWHDEYKVQTINLGGMGLKGKFPRGLANCTYLTAIDLSTNSLYGTIPSDLSSIVKFATSLDLSFNNLSGEIPADLANCSYLNSIQLSNNQLTGQIPPEIGLLDRLKIFNVSTNLLSGPVPNFISATMPSESYANNLGLCAGPLEPCKSNSETKKQEKILFTSGFVVGWVLSTILALVLNLFIVPILSARKLKSKNAKKQKTTASQGPRLLTSNWRIQDSKIMALEKHVTRMSFEELGKATDDFHCMNIIGKGKLGTMYKAILQNGWFLAVKKLHNSYDFDQEFMSELMTAGRMRHCNFVPLIGFCYEINSRLLVYKYMSNGNLHDLLFSAQNGKVKCIEWPMRVKIAVGIARGLSWLHQVGVVHSSICSRCILLDHSCEPKISNFGSAKLLKSNFTSSSWRTVVDNEVWESGSFKKDVYEFGVVLHELIAEKEFNQMNGCLKSFEGLDMAEWIFQNSKPYDSDEIRQASEDEILEFVRVAVDCIQSDPARRPSMLEVYKTLSKITGRSELAND from the exons ATGGCTACGGCCATTAATTCAAGGCTTGTAGCCCTTGTGTTTCTGCTAGGAATATTTACTTTGGGAAGTGGTAACCCACGCGATGTTGATTGCTTGAGATCTATAAAGGAGTCCTTGGATGATCCATTTCACCGTTTATCTAGCTGGGTTTTTGACAACAGCAGGGAAGGCTTTATATGTTCCTTCGTGGGTGTTGAATGCTGGCATGACGAGTATAAGGTTCAAACTATTAACCTAGGCGGAATGGGACTAAAAGGTAAGTTTCCTAGAGGCCTAGCCAATTGCACATATTTAACGGCTATAGACCTTTCAACAAATAGTCTCTATGGAACCATTCCTTCTGATTTATCAAGTATTGTCAAATTTGCTACAAGTCTTGACCTTTCTTTCAACAATCTTTCGGGTGAAATTCCTGCAGATCTTGCAAATTGTTCATATCTAAATTCCATACAACTCAGCAACAACCAATTAACAGGTCAAATTCCTCCAGAAATTGGCCTATTAGATCGCTTGAAGATTTTTAATGTTTCCACCAACCTTTTATCTGGCCCAGTCCCTAATTTTATTAGCGCAACTATGCCTTCTGAAAGCTATGCAAATAATTTGGGGCTTTGTGCTGGTCCTTTAGAGCCTTGTAAGTCTAATTCAGAAACAAAGAAACAGGAAAAAATCCTCTTCACAAGTGGTTTTGTGGTTGGATGGGTACTTTCTACCATCTTGGCTCTTGTTCTTAACTTGTTTATTGTGCCTATCCTAAGTGCAAGAAAACTAAAGAGCAAGAATGCGAAAAAACAAAAGACTACAGCTTCTCAAGGACCACGACTTTTAACTTCGAATTGGAGAATCCAAGACTCTAAG ATTATGGCACTGGAAAAACATGTAACAAGAATGAGTTTCGAAGAACTCGGCAAGGCAACTGATGATTTCCACTGTATGAATATAATTGGAAAGGGGAAACTGGGGACAATGTACAAGGCAATACTCCAAAATGGTTGGTTTCTTGCCGTCAAGAAACTCCATAACTCATATGATTTCGATCAAGAATTCATGTCTGAGCTCATGACTGCTGGAAGGATGAGACATTGCAATTTCGTACCACTCATAGGCTTCTGCTATGAAATTAACAGCAGACTTTTGGTCTATAAATACATGTCGAATGGAAACCTCCATGATCTCCTTTTTTCTGCTCAAAACGGCAAGGTCAAGTGCATAGAATGGCCTATGAGGGTGAAAATAGCAGTTGGGATTGCGAGAGGACTTTCATGGCTTCATCAGGTTGGAGTAGTCCATAGCAGCATTTGTTCAAGATGCATATTGCTTGATCATAGTTGTGAACCCAAGATATCCAACTTTGGAAGtgcaaaacttttgaaatcgaacTTTACTTCTTCGAGTTGGAGAACTGTGGTAGATAATGAAGTATGGGAGTCGGGTTCGTTTAAGAAGGATGTCTATGAGTTTGGAGTTGTGCTTCATGAGTTAATTGCTGAAAAGGAATTTAACCAAATGAATGGTTGTCTGAAGAGTTTTGAGGGTCTTGATATGGCCGAATGGATATTTCAGAACTCCAAACCATATGATTCAGATGAGATTAGGCAAGCATCTGAGGACGAGATCCTTGAGTTTGTTAGAGTTGCAGTTGACTGCATTCAATCTGATCCGGCAAGAAGGCCATCCATGCTAGAAGTGTACAAAACATTGAGCAAAATCACTGGGAGATCTGAACTCGCAAATGATTAA
- the LOC113735599 gene encoding uncharacterized protein has translation MEKEVPLYLPEGIIHHIFSFLNTKQRTQASLLSKAWLKAWRTNPRLDFDDRYFHQIKNPVCKFFEDQRNCSLKHPGNCSSCEEKFRAHVSNYALLRKHDYQDHHIEEFNLSMTLIKDDYVACDLINTWLGFAVEFGVKVLQVTLHQGLYSSYTLPVCDILPKAESLTELRVKNCRFPMQIYSERNIMCKNIKVLKFEEVYITNEMFHCLIAGCPSINDLVIIDCRGLNKIELINLCSLEKLRIYVRNDLNIKVDQAPCLENVELLSLHWMNFVQLGTSPNLKSLSLYSGRCIRNGQLFDDFVTKFPRLEYLRVIESGSFAGLERINLTSHSLKHIHWFSNSETPKELDIDAPSLASFSYSNQIIPNLSFASASSNMRSCISICCPHLIDYSWFLRLYKLMLNLVPSRISLGIELPHAKHSFQESIEDRLIAMIASTCVPVQVEELQLYTVAKWSPNIDEHSCINLIDGLLLACHPKTLVLPKTKAHLSTGNFMIKYLLNLLADRRDEESCKSPCTKLWQKDLKKVVIKQPPLDCNTLLDESVSFESGKMQITFALEWNDNASLNSSKARVRSRYLEP, from the coding sequence ATGGAAAAAGAAGTGCCGCTGTACTTGCCGGAAGGCATAATCCACCATATATTCTCTTTTCTCAACACAAAACAGAGAACCCAAGCAAGCCTTTTATCCAAGGCTTGGCTGAAGGCATGGCGCACAAACCCCAGATTAGATTTTGATGATCGGTACTTCCACCAAATAAAGAACCCTGTTTGTAAATTTTTCGAGGATCAACGAAATTGCTCACTTAAGCATCCAGGAAATTGCTCGAGTTGTGAAGAGAAGTTCAGGGCCCATGTTAGCAATTATGCTTTGTTGCGGAAACATGATTACCAAGATCATCATATAGAGGAGTTCAATCTTTCCATGACCTTGATCAAGGACGATTATGTGGCTTGTGACCTGATCAACACATGGCTTGGGTTTGCTGTAGAATTTGGTGTCAAAGTCCTTCAAGTCACTTTGCATCAAGGTCTGTATTCATCGTACACTCTGCCTGTTTGTGACATATTACCTAAGGCTGAATCATTAACAGAGTTACGGGTTAAAAATTGTAGATTCCCAATGCAGATATATAGTGAAAGGAATATTATGTGCAAGAATATCAAGGtattaaaatttgaagaagTCTACATAACTAACGAGATGTTTCATTGCTTAATTGCGGGTTGCCCCTCGATCAATGATTTGGTGATCATTGATTGCAGGGGCTTGAACAAAATCGAGTTGATCAATCTTTGCAGCCTCGAAAAACTTCGTATATATGTAAGGAATGATTTAAATATCAAAGTTGATCAAGCACCTTGTCTTGAGAATGTTGAGTTGTTGTCTTTGCATTGGATGAATTTTGTTCAACTGGGCACATCTCCAAATTTGAAGAGCTTATCACTATATAGTGGCAGATGTATCAGAAATGGTCAATTGTTCGATGACTTCGTGACTAAATTTCCTCGTCTCGAGTATCTGAGAGTTATAGAATCAGGTAGCTTTGCTGGCTTGGAAAGAATAAATCTAACAAGCCACTCGCTGAAGCACATACACTGGTTTTCAAATTCAGAAACGCCCAAAGAATTAGATATTGATGCTCCAAGCCTTGCATCTTTCTCATATAGCAATCAAATCATCCCAAATTTATCTTTTGCAAGTGCTTCAAGCAATATGAGGTCTTGTATATCTATATGCTGCCCTCATCTCATTGACTACTCGTGGTTTCTGAGGTTGTATAAGCTGATGTTGAATTTGGTTCCGTCTAGAATATCACTGGGAATCGAACTCCCTCACGCTAAACATAGCTTCCAAGAGAGCATAGAAGACAGATTGATTGCGATGATTGCGAGTACTTGTGTTCCTGTTCAAGTTGAGGAACTCCAGTTATACACGGTGGCCAAGTGGTCACCAAACATTGATGAACATAGCTGTATTAATCTTATTGATGGTTTGTTGTTGGCATGTCATCCTAAGACTTTAGTCTTGCCGAAAACGAAGGCACATCTAAGTACTGGCAACTTCATGATCAAATACTTGCTCAACTTGCTGGCTGACAGACGGGATGAGGAGTCCTGCAAATCTCCTTGCACTAAGTTATGGCAGAAGGATCTAAAGAAAGTAGTTATCAAGCAGCCGCCTCTGGACTGCAACACTTTGCTGGATGAATCAGTGAGTTTTGAGAGTGGGAAGATGCAGATTACTTTTGCTTTAGAATGGAATGATAATGCATCTTTGAATTCAAGCAAGGCCCGAGTACGTAGCAGATACCTTGAGCCTTGA
- the LOC113734632 gene encoding kinesin-like protein KIN-12B → MKPRNTILKENHSHQSETSAFGLPPPSSPNPSSMKQRIPGVSGSNSSGHRRQKSSSSKENAPPQMADLNQVAAVEYFSPSDPRKPSPSPMTVVAAAKIRSPLPPRPPLKRKHSMEASGSEKGPNPASTDSGVKVIVRMRPLNKDEEEGEMIVQKISNDSLSIAGHTFTFDSIADYESAQIDIFELVGAPLVENCLAGFNSSVFAYGQTGSGKTYTIWGPANALEENISNDQQGLTPRVFQRLFSRISEEQTKHADKQLMYQCRCSFLEIYNEQITDLLESSQKNLQIREDVKTGVYVDNLTEEYVSTMKDVIQLLIKGLSNRRTGSTSINSDSSRSHSVFTCVVESRCKSISDGLSCLKTSRINLVDLAGSERQKLTGAAGERLKEAGNINRSLSQLGNLINILAEVSQTGKQRHIPYRDSKLTFLLQESLGGNAKLAMICAISPAQRCKSETFSTLRFAQRAKAIKNKATINEEMQDDVNVLREVIRQLKDELLRMRANANQTNQDGNYSKGWNIRRSLNLLNFSRNCAMALRHGDDDSDEEMEIVDQDEELRLQSAGDEQSIGLDVNQPDSVIKTAQLVGFDDGMCEGPQCKTSSGEPVLEDDVNMEEVDEQVDKHEVSGVVANLPDYSNSQKQNYDNCSERNAEDNLITSPVNGLDKILSERPNEENVDISVLSSRNDDLSRRLAEEDTSKKFELDNKLNGTPCTSPTCFEEDTKASTDLSIVPCNVSPPPKSPTPSVSPKVVNSSRKSLRTSSTLTASCKDLANDNLEPEPPCLSFAKPSNSICLNMSGQRRRSSKPTRQLAASLQRGLEILDGRHHQSASMRRSTFRFSNRFADVKGLVPTAKVDAGVQTHISETESMQEHSILTLCSKCKRRNPHEELKDANDSSNLQLVPIDGSQSSDKFKTQVPKAVEKVLAGAIRREMALEEICAKQNSEIMHLNRLVQQYKHERECNAIISQTREDKIFRLESLVDGVLPTEEFMEDELLSLTHEHKLLKEKYENHPEILRTKIELKRTQDELERYRNFFDLGERDVLLEEIQDLRNQLQLYVDTSPKLSRKRSPLLQLTYSCQPSLASTLCTAPESKEESAEERLEQERAQWTEAESKWISLVEELRSELEVSQALLAKEKQELDSEKKCSEELKEAMRMAMEGHARMLEQYAELEEKHMQLLAWHRKIQDGIEDVKKAAAKAGIRGAESKFINALAAEISVLKVERERERRYFWDENRGLQAQLRDTAEAVQAAGELLVRLKDAEEATAVAEKRATEAQQETEKAYQKIEKLMRKHEEEIRVFNQLLADSHLPKEAVKPVYDVSELVTGDAGETQSTGEQWREEFEPYYNAKEEELSKLEPSSWFSGYDRCNI, encoded by the exons ATGAAGCCAAGAAATACAATCTTGAAAGAAAACCACAGTCACCAGAGTGAAACGTCAGCGTTTGGTCTTCCGCCTCCGTCGTCTCCAAACCCTAGTTCGATGAAGCAGAGAATTCCAGGCGTTTCTGGCAGCAATAGTAGTGGCCATCGGAGACAGAAATCGAGTAGTTCGAAGGAGAATGCGCCACCGCAGATGGCGGATTTGAATCAAGTTGCTGCGGTGGAGTATTTCTCCCCGTCAGATCCAAGAAAACCATCGCCATCGCCCATGACAGTGGTGGCAGCGGCGAAGATTAGATCTCCACTTCCGCCTCGGCCTCCGCTTAAGAGGAAGCACAGTATGGAGGCTTCGGGATCTgagaaagggccaaatccggcttCTACTGATTCTGGAGTAAAA GTTATAGTGCGAATGAGGCCACTAAACAAGGATGAGGAAGAGGGAGAAATGATTGTCCAAAAGATCTCTAATGATTCTTTGTCAATTGCAGGACACACCTTCACATTTGACTCTATTGCTGACTATGAGTCAGCACAG ATTGATATATTCGAGCTTGTTGGAGCTCCTCTTGTGGAAAATTGCCTTGCTGGCTTTAATAGCTCTGTATTTGCTTATGGACAG ACGGGTAGTGGAAAGACTTATACAATATGGGGACCAGCCAATGCCTTAGAAGAAAATATATCAAATGATCAACAAGGCCTAACACCTCGTGTTTTTCAGCGGCTTTTTTCGCGAATTAGTGAG GAGCAAACTAAGCATGCAGACAAACAGCTCATGTATCAGTGTCGAtgttcttttcttgag ATTTACAATGAACAGATAACTGATTTATTGGAATCCAGTCAAAAAAACCTTCAG ATCAGAGAAGATGTTAAAACTGGTGTTTATGTTGACAATTTGACTGAGGAATATGTGTCCACAATGAAGGATGTAATACAGCTTTTGATTAAG GGATTGTCAAATAGGAGAACTGGCTCCACTAGTATAAACTCGGACAGTTCACGCTCCCATAGTGTATTTACTTGTGTTGTTGAATCACGATGCAAG AGCATCTCTGATGGGTTAAGCTGCTTGAAAACAAGTAGAATAAATCTTGTTGATCTTGCTGGATCTGAAAGACAGAAGCTCACAGGTGCAGCAGGAGAGCGCTTGAAGGAGGCCGGAAATATTAATCGATCTCTTTCACAGCTGGG GAACTTAATAAACATTCTTGCGGAGGTTTCACAGACAGGAAAGCAGAGGCACATCCCGTACAGAGATTCCAAGCTGACATTTCTGTTGCAGGAATCTCTCGGAGGAAATGCAAAACTTGCAATGATATGTGCTATTTCTCCAGCACAAAGGTGTAAGAGTGAGACCTTTAGCACACTAAGATTTGCACAGCGTGCAAAGGCAATCAAGAACAAGGCAACAATTAATGAAGAAATGCAGGATGACGTAAATGTGCTTAGGGAAGTCATCAGGCAGTTGAAG gatgaactGCTGCGCATGAGGGCCAATGCAAATCAGACTAACCAAGATGGAAATTATTCGAAAGGGTGGAATATTAGAAGAAGCTTGAATCTCCTGAATTTTAGCCGTAATTGTGCAATGGCTTTACGTCATGGAGATGATGATAGTGATGAGGAAATGGAAATTGTTGACCAAGATGAAGAACTTCGTCTCCAATCAGCTGGTGATGAGCAAAGCATTGGTTTGGATGTCAACCAACCAGACTCTGTAATAAAAACTGCTCAGCTTGTGGGCTTTGATGATGGAATGTGTGAGGGACCACAATGTAAGACATCTAGTGGAGAACCAGTTCTGGAGGACGATGTTAACATGGAAGAAGTAGATGAACAAGTGGACAAGCACGAAGTCAGTGGTGTAGTAGCAAACTTGCCAGATTATTCCAACTCTCAGAAACAAAATTACGATAACTGCAGTGAAAGAAATGCTGAAGATAATCTGATCACCTCACCAGTCAATGGACTTGACAAAATTTTGTCTGAACGGCCTAATGAGGAAAATGTTGACATTTCTGTCTTGAGTTCACGGAATGATGATCTATCAAGAAGACTAGCAGAGGAAGATACATCAAAGAAATTTGAGTTGGACAACAAACTCAACGGCACACCTTGCACATCTCCAACGTGCTTTGAGGAGGATACAAAAGCTTCCACTGATCTCAGCATTGTCCCATGCAATGTGTCTCCACCTCCAAAATCTCCAACTCCAAGCGTTTCACCGAAAGTTGTTAATAGTAGTAGGAAAAGTCTAAGAACTTCATCAACACTAACTGCTTCCTGCAAAGATTTGGCTAACGATAACTTGGAGCCGGAACCTCCATGTTTATCCTTTGCAAAGCCCTCAAATAGCATCTGTCTAAATATGTCAGGTCAAAGACGTAGAAGTTCCAAACCAACTCGGCAATTGGCTGCTAGTCTCCAACGTGGCCTTGAAATTTTGGATGGTCGTCATCACCAAAGTGCATCTATGAGGAGGTCCACTTTCAGATTCTCAAACAGATTTGCTGATGTCAAAGGACTTGTGCCAACTGCCAAAGTTGATGCCGGTGTTCAAACACACATTTCTGAAACTGAATCAATGCAAgagcactcaattttgactttgtgCAGCAAATGTAAGAGGAGGAATCCCCATGAAGAACTTAAAGATGCCAATGATAGCTCGAATTTGCAGCTAGTTCCCATCGACGGATCACAATCCAGTGACAAGTTCAAGACACAGGTTCCAAAA GCTGTTGAAAAGGTCTTAGCAGGAGCAATACGCAGAGAGATGGCACTGGAAGAGATATGTGCAAAACAAAATTCTGAGATCATGCACCTTAACCGGCTG GTCCAGCAATACAAACATGAGAGAGAATGCAATGCAATAATTAGTCAAACACGGGAAGATAAGATTTTTCGCCTTGAGAGCCTCGTGGATGGTGTCCTACCCACTGAAGAGTTCATGGAGGATGAATTATTGTCTCTGACTCATGAGCACAAG CTTCTGAAGGAAAAGTATGAAAACCATCCAGAAATTTTAAGGACAAAAATTGAGTTGAAAAGAACTCAAGATGAGTTGGAAAGATATCGAAATTTCTTTGATTTGGGTGAGAGGGATGTTTTACTGGAAGAGATCCAAGACTTGAGAAACCAACTGCAGTTATATGTAGATACTTCGCCAAAATTGTCAAGAAAAAGAAGTCCTTTATTACAGTTAACATATTCATGTCAGCCTAGCTTGGCTTCAACTTTGTGCACAGCTCCAGAGTCTAAGGAAGAGAGCGCAGAAGAAAGGCTTGAACAGGAAAGGGCTCAGTGGACTGAAGCAGAGAGTAAGTGGATTTCTCTGGTTGAAGAATTGAGATCAGAACTAGAAGTTAGCCAGGCACTACTGGCAAAGGAAAAGCAAGAACTAGATTCAGAGAAGAAATGTTCAGAAGAGCTGAAAGAAGCAATGCGGATGGCAATGGAGGGACATGCTCGCATGCTTGAACAGTATGCTGAACTTGAAGAAAAACACATGCAGCTACTTGCATGGCATAGGAAGATTCAGGATGGAATAGAAGATGTCAAGAAAGCTGCTGCCAAGGCAGGAATAAGAGGTGCTGAATCTAAGTTCATTAATGCTCTTGCTGCAGAAATTTCAGTGCTCAAGGTTGAAAGGGAAAGGGAGAGGAGATATTTCTGGGATGAAAACAGAGGTCTTCAGGCTCAACTAAGGGATACTGCTGAAGCTGTACAGGCTGCTGGTGAATTACTTGTACGGCTTAAAGATGCTGAAGAAGCAACTGCTGTGGCTGAG AAGCGAGCCACAGAGGCACAGCAAGAAACTGAGAAAGCTTACCAAAAGATAGAAAAATTGATGAGAAAACATGAAGAGGAGATCCGTGTATTCAATCAGTTACTTGCAGATTCTCATCTACCTAAAGAAGCAGTAAAGCCTGTCTATGATGTATCTGAACTGGTAACAGGCGATGCTGGAGAGACACAGAGTACCGGTGAGCAATGGCGTGAGGAGTTTGAACCATATTATAATGCCAAAGAAGAGGAGTTGTCTAAATTAGAACCATCTTCATGGTTCTCTGGGTACGACCGATGCAATATTTAG
- the LOC113734633 gene encoding transcription factor bHLH78 yields MERENLQMPYGSGIGGFHSNELNCSSSEVQFQNCFFNPSWDNSLDQNDPFESALSSMVSSPAASNAAGGGGGGGVPGSSNGGENVVLRELIGRLGSICNSGEISPESYMGGGNNSTNTSCYSTPLNSPPKLNLSMMDHQIRGNLPIPGHHLPSHSSFTPFPTDPGFTERAARFSCFANKSLGGLNSQIGPLHDSELQNRVVQKLDSGKLSRVSSNQSLKVNSGSQLDVQDSKDGSLQDGISASDRKFSKLSGSSTPENTEFGDSRENSSVSEQITTGETGNNGQNDANSRKRKSISRGKAKEPPSSSNSAKDANGASDSNESNAKRSKSGEENADEKDATKAMADTNGTDKAAGDGNQKQNKENSKPPEAPKDYIHVRARRGQATDAHSLAERVRREKISERMKLLQDLVPGCNKVTGKAVMLDEIINYVQSLQRQVEFLSMKLATINPRMEFNAEALVSKDVLHPRGSLPHNMYSSEASAAGFPYPMQSQNGTNLPSAAIPNGQDVPFSMNHLSAAISRNQGIHLPPLDNFGEAASQIPSFWEDDLHTVVQMGFGQNQTQNFHGIMPTAQMKVEL; encoded by the exons ATGGAGAGGGAGAATCTTCAAATGCCTTATGGGAGTGGAATTGGAGGATTTCACAGCAATGAGCTGAATTGCAGCAGCTCAGAAGTGCAGTTTCAGAATTGCTTTTTTAATCCCAGTTGGGACAATTCATTGGATCAGAATGATCCCTTTGAGTCTGCATTGAGCTCAATGGTGTCGTCTCCAGCTGCGTCGAATGCTgccggaggaggaggaggaggaggagttcCTGGCAGTAGTAATGGAGGCGAGAATGTTGTGCTGAGAGAACTAATTGGTCGATTAGGCAGCATCTGCAACTCTGGTGAAATTTCACCTGAGTCTTATATGGGAGGTGGAAATAATAGTACTAATACTTCTTGCTATAGTACTCCTCTGAATTCCCCTCCTAAGCTCAATCTGTCAATGATGGATCACCAGATCAGAGGGAACTTGCCAATTCCTGGCCACCATTTGCCTTCTCATTCAAGTTTTACACCATTTCCAACGGATCCCGGATTTACTGAGAGGGCTGCAAGATTCTCTTGTTTTGCCAACAAGAGTTTAGGTGGCCTAAATAGCCAAATTGGACCACTGCATGATTCTGAATTGCAAAACAGAGTGGTGCAGAAGTTGGATTCTGGAAAGCTTTCCAGAGTTTCAAGTAATCAGTCCCTCAAGGTTAATTCTGGATCTCAATTGGATGTTCAGGACAGCAAAGATGGCTCTTTGCAGGATGGTATCTCAGCTTCTGATAGGAAATTCAGTAAATTGTCAGGGTCTTCGACACCTGAAAACACAGAATTTGGTGATTCCAGGGAGAATTCTTCAGTCTCTGAGCAGATCACAACTGGGGAAACTGGCAACAATGGCCAAAATGATGCCAATTCCAGGAAGAGGAAGTCAATTTCTAGGGGGAAAGCAAAAGAACCACCCTCTTCCTCCAACTCTGCCAAAGATGCCAAT GGTGCATCTGATAGTAATGAATCAAATGCAAAAAGAAGCAAGTCAGGTGAAGAAAATGCGGATGAAAAAGATGCCACAAAAGCCATGGCAGACACAAATGGCACTGACAAAGCTGCAGGGGATGGAAATCAGAAACAAAACAAGGAGAATTCTAAGCCACCAGAGGCCCCTAAGGACTATATTCATGTTAGAGCCAGAAGGGGCCAGGCTACTGATGCACATAGCCTAGCTGAAAGA GTTAGAAGAGAGAAAATCAGTGAAAGAATGAAGCTCTTACAAGATCTTGTGCCTGGTTGCAATAAG GTGACTGGAAAAGCTGTTATGCTTGATGAGATCATAAACTATGTCCAATCTCTGCAACGCCAAGTTGAG TTTCTTTCAATGAAATTAGCAACAATCAATCCAAGAATGGAATTTAATGCAGAAGCACTTGTATCCAAGGAT GTCCTACATCCTCGTGGATCTTTACCTCATAACATGTATTCATCAGAGGCCTCAGCAGCAGGATTCCCTTATCCAATGCAATCTCAAAATGGGACAAATTTGCCAAGTGCAGCCATTCCTAATGGCCAAGATGTTCCCTTCTCAATGAACCATCTGAGTGCTGCTATCAGTCGAAATCAAGGCATTCATTTGCCACCTTTGGATAATTTTGGTGAAGCAGCTTCTCAG ATTCCATCTTTCTGGGAGGATGATCTCCATACTGTTGTCCAGAtgggttttggccaaaatcagACACAGAATTTTCATG GTATAATGCCCACAGCTCAAATGAAGGTTGAGCTATGA